The Rathayibacter sp. VKM Ac-2759 genome includes a region encoding these proteins:
- a CDS encoding SCO6880 family protein, protein MSSTATEPIKARTYGNWRKPQTAGLGGLGQLATLVMFVGIVSSIIASMFSGLGPALIVAGIFGGILLTVSVKDKHGQSALGRMVVRVNWWRTKSKGANIYRSGPIGRAKWGTFQLPGLAAASQLTEHEDSHGRRFALISTPMTKHFTVVFATEPDGAALVDQEQINNQVAEYGIWLANLGDEPGIEAASVTVETAPDTGTRLRGEVEGSMDPDAPLFARAMLQEVVETYPVGSATIHAYIALTFTATARINGKRRNAKEVAADLSARIPGLTSSLAATGAGAARPLSAQELCEVIRTAYDPAAALLIDQARAEGETADLSWTDVGPAGAEAHWDSYRHDGAVSTSWTMTAPPRGVVQSNILARLLAPHRDIARKRVTLLYRPIDPARAAALVEADLNAAQFNSSASTKPTARSTLSTRSAQATAAEEASGAGLMNFGLIVTATTLQRGQEPEARAAIDSLTSAARLRMRPAFGSQDSAFAAALPLGLVLPRHLRIPNEMREIL, encoded by the coding sequence ATGTCCAGCACGGCAACCGAACCGATCAAGGCTCGCACGTACGGCAACTGGCGAAAGCCTCAGACCGCCGGCCTCGGCGGGCTGGGGCAGCTCGCCACCCTCGTGATGTTCGTGGGCATCGTGTCCTCGATCATCGCGTCCATGTTCTCCGGCCTCGGGCCGGCTCTGATCGTCGCCGGGATCTTCGGCGGCATCCTCCTGACCGTCTCGGTCAAGGACAAGCACGGGCAGTCAGCCCTGGGAAGGATGGTGGTCCGCGTGAACTGGTGGCGCACCAAGAGCAAGGGAGCGAACATCTACCGCTCCGGCCCGATCGGCCGCGCGAAGTGGGGGACGTTCCAGCTCCCGGGGCTGGCCGCGGCGTCGCAGCTCACCGAGCACGAGGACTCCCACGGCCGCCGGTTCGCTCTGATCAGCACTCCGATGACGAAGCACTTCACCGTGGTTTTCGCGACGGAGCCGGATGGCGCCGCGCTGGTGGATCAGGAGCAGATCAACAACCAGGTCGCGGAGTACGGCATCTGGCTCGCCAACCTCGGAGACGAGCCCGGCATCGAGGCGGCCTCCGTGACGGTCGAGACGGCGCCTGACACGGGCACGCGCCTGCGCGGTGAGGTCGAGGGGTCGATGGACCCGGACGCGCCGCTGTTCGCGCGAGCAATGCTCCAAGAGGTCGTAGAGACCTACCCGGTCGGATCGGCCACGATCCACGCCTACATCGCGCTCACGTTCACGGCGACCGCGCGGATCAACGGGAAGCGCCGCAACGCCAAGGAGGTCGCCGCGGACCTCTCCGCCCGCATCCCCGGCTTGACGTCTTCTCTCGCGGCGACGGGGGCGGGCGCAGCGCGGCCCCTGAGCGCTCAGGAGCTGTGCGAGGTCATCCGCACCGCGTACGACCCCGCCGCGGCGCTCTTGATCGATCAGGCGCGCGCAGAGGGCGAGACGGCTGACCTGTCCTGGACCGACGTCGGCCCCGCGGGCGCCGAAGCGCACTGGGACTCCTACCGTCACGACGGAGCGGTGTCGACGTCGTGGACCATGACCGCCCCGCCGCGCGGCGTCGTCCAGTCGAACATCCTCGCCCGCCTGCTCGCACCGCACCGCGACATCGCCCGCAAGCGCGTCACCCTGCTCTACCGGCCCATCGACCCCGCCCGCGCCGCAGCGCTGGTCGAGGCGGACCTGAACGCTGCCCAGTTCAACTCCTCCGCGTCCACCAAGCCCACCGCGCGCTCGACGCTCTCGACCCGCTCGGCGCAGGCCACGGCCGCGGAGGAAGCCTCCGGCGCCGGGCTGATGAACTTCGGCCTGATCGTCACCGCGACCACGCTGCAGCGTGGCCAGGAGCCCGAAGCGCGCGCCGCGATCGACTCTCTCACCTCGGCCGCCCGCCTGCGGATGCGGCCCGCGTTCGGCTCGCAGGACTCCGCCTTCGCCGCCGCCCTCCCGCTGGGCCTGGTCCTGCCGCGGCACCTGCGCATCCCCAACGAGATGCGGGAAATCCTGTGA
- a CDS encoding type IV secretory system conjugative DNA transfer family protein, which yields MEKESAPKRPMRPTSTGWLGRGGGQAVSIQPADEFRATTVQVCGLYPFSVGTGTPMIGVPLGKNLTTGASVLCDPISWFQRAQLISNPSMFVLGKPGLGKSSLTRRMATGLAGYGTIPLVLGDLKPDYVDLIRAMEGQVITLGRDRGYLNILDPGEATSAAKRLRDDADQALEQAAELDARGGDSTELHLRAVKAQRLAAQVLADAHGRRHTMIAALLTILRSQPPTDREETIIDRALKYLDEHHEGIPVLADLLAVIQAAPDEIRQVALDRNDLKRYKEITENLEASLIGLTSGGRLGEIFSRQTTTPMRRDRPVVYDVSSIDDSEGDLQAAILLACWSAGFGTVNVAAALADAGIEPRRHYFVILDELWRALRAGKGMVDRVDALTRLNRARGVGLAMISHTMSDLLALSSEEDRMKARGFVERSGMVICGGLPGAEMPLLTSAVPLSSKEQEMLTSWQDPPAWDGVSGKEADPPGRGLFLIKVGGRPGIPVRVHLTGAEKDVNDTNKLWHTTSRAGRANEPLATDPVMVEILP from the coding sequence ATCGAGAAAGAGTCGGCGCCGAAGCGCCCGATGCGGCCGACGTCGACGGGATGGCTCGGCCGCGGCGGCGGCCAGGCCGTCTCGATCCAGCCCGCCGATGAGTTCCGCGCGACGACCGTTCAGGTGTGCGGGCTGTACCCCTTCTCGGTCGGAACGGGCACGCCCATGATCGGCGTGCCGTTGGGGAAGAACCTCACCACCGGGGCCTCCGTGTTGTGCGACCCGATCAGCTGGTTCCAGCGGGCGCAGCTCATCTCCAACCCGTCGATGTTCGTCCTCGGCAAGCCGGGCCTGGGGAAGTCCTCGCTGACCCGCCGCATGGCGACCGGGCTCGCCGGGTACGGCACCATTCCGCTGGTCCTCGGAGATTTGAAGCCCGACTACGTGGATCTGATCCGCGCGATGGAGGGGCAGGTCATCACCCTCGGCCGTGACCGCGGCTACCTCAACATCCTCGACCCGGGCGAGGCGACCAGCGCGGCGAAGCGCCTGCGCGACGACGCCGACCAGGCGCTCGAGCAAGCCGCGGAGCTCGACGCCCGCGGCGGCGACTCCACGGAGCTGCACCTGCGCGCGGTGAAGGCGCAGCGCCTCGCCGCTCAGGTCCTCGCGGACGCTCACGGCCGCCGGCACACGATGATCGCAGCGCTCCTGACGATCCTCCGCTCCCAGCCGCCCACGGACCGGGAGGAGACGATCATCGACCGGGCGTTGAAGTACCTGGACGAGCACCACGAGGGCATCCCCGTCCTCGCGGACCTGCTCGCCGTCATCCAGGCCGCGCCGGACGAGATTCGACAGGTCGCGCTCGACCGCAACGACCTCAAGCGGTACAAGGAAATCACCGAGAACCTCGAAGCGTCCCTCATCGGCCTCACCTCCGGTGGCCGGCTGGGCGAGATCTTCTCCCGCCAGACCACCACCCCGATGCGGCGCGACCGCCCCGTGGTCTACGACGTGTCCTCGATCGATGACTCCGAAGGCGACCTCCAGGCGGCGATCCTCCTCGCATGCTGGTCCGCGGGGTTCGGGACGGTCAACGTCGCCGCGGCGCTGGCCGATGCGGGGATCGAGCCCCGCCGCCACTACTTCGTGATCCTGGACGAGCTGTGGCGGGCGCTGCGCGCGGGAAAGGGCATGGTCGATCGCGTCGACGCCCTCACCCGCCTGAACCGCGCCCGCGGCGTCGGCCTGGCGATGATCAGCCACACCATGTCCGACCTCCTCGCGCTTTCCAGCGAAGAGGACCGGATGAAGGCCCGCGGATTCGTGGAGCGCTCCGGCATGGTCATCTGCGGCGGCCTGCCCGGTGCTGAGATGCCCCTGCTCACCTCGGCGGTGCCGCTGTCTTCGAAGGAGCAGGAAATGCTCACGAGCTGGCAGGACCCGCCCGCCTGGGATGGCGTCTCCGGGAAGGAAGCGGACCCGCCCGGCCGTGGCCTGTTCCTGATCAAGGTGGGCGGCCGTCCCGGCATCCCCGTCCGCGTCCACCTGACCGGGGCGGAGAAGGACGTCAACGACACCAACAAGCTCTGGCACACCACGAGCCGCGCAGGCCGCGCGAACGAGCCCCTGGCGACCGATCCGGTCATGGTGGAGATCCTGCCGTGA
- a CDS encoding TraM recognition domain-containing protein, producing the protein MSTTTNNRRREPGKAGNETLMLVSAVGAIIVIVGFAVAMKIGSGMDGVNAGITGDPFAMIEGLRKGTYMWPSSGTTIAIVFGIGLVLLGAWVLWMKSMMSRGASRADHAAWHMASVKEMQGMQLKAATSTSARLGVTGNPGIPTGAMVLATKKTLYSSFEDMGILIAGPRVGKSTSLVIPALTAAPGAVVTTSNKRDVLDATRDLRAQVGDVWVFDPQKVALEEPTWWWNPLTYVTDDTKAAKLAQHFASSVTGANAKTDAYFEGKAQNLLAAFFLAAAVKNRPITDVYDWLTNVARVEPLDYLEEAGYPRQADAIRSVQRGSEKARDGIYSSAERMAACLNNTTIEPWVNPRPIDPTLAPTRHVVAAGGSTGAAAQMDSTDADDGTTATTTRPKPVDSRRQFNPHEFVKGSGTLYSLSMEGAGNATALVTALTAATIEAAEELATASPGGRLKTPLLGLLDEAANVCRWSDLPDLYSHFGSRGIPIVSVYQSWSQGVAVYGQEGMKKLWSAANTKLYAGGVSDPEFLGMLSDLIGTFDRETTSVSMNKGVRSTTTSLKREKILEVQELADLPRGRAIMFSSGNRAVMLKTVPWYHGPKATVEAIKASIAAHQPGARKV; encoded by the coding sequence ATGAGCACGACGACGAACAACCGCCGGCGCGAGCCCGGGAAGGCGGGCAACGAGACGCTGATGCTCGTGTCGGCGGTAGGGGCGATCATCGTGATCGTCGGTTTCGCGGTGGCGATGAAGATCGGCTCCGGCATGGATGGCGTGAACGCGGGGATCACGGGCGATCCGTTCGCGATGATCGAGGGCCTGCGGAAGGGCACCTACATGTGGCCCTCGTCGGGAACGACGATCGCGATCGTATTCGGCATCGGCCTGGTCCTGCTGGGCGCCTGGGTGCTGTGGATGAAGTCGATGATGTCGCGCGGCGCTTCCCGCGCGGATCACGCCGCCTGGCACATGGCGTCGGTGAAGGAGATGCAGGGGATGCAGCTTAAAGCGGCGACCTCGACGTCCGCGCGTCTGGGCGTGACCGGCAATCCCGGCATTCCGACCGGGGCGATGGTCTTGGCCACGAAGAAGACCCTCTACTCCTCGTTCGAGGACATGGGCATTCTGATCGCCGGCCCTCGCGTGGGTAAGTCGACCTCGCTGGTGATCCCGGCGCTGACGGCTGCGCCTGGCGCGGTCGTCACCACCTCGAACAAGCGCGACGTGCTGGATGCGACGAGGGACCTGCGCGCGCAGGTCGGGGACGTGTGGGTGTTCGACCCTCAGAAGGTCGCATTGGAGGAGCCCACCTGGTGGTGGAATCCGCTGACCTACGTCACGGACGACACCAAGGCTGCGAAGCTCGCGCAGCACTTCGCGTCTTCCGTGACCGGCGCGAACGCGAAGACGGATGCCTACTTCGAGGGCAAGGCGCAGAACCTGTTGGCCGCGTTCTTCCTCGCCGCCGCGGTGAAGAACCGGCCGATCACCGACGTCTACGACTGGTTGACGAACGTGGCCCGGGTGGAGCCGTTGGACTATCTGGAAGAGGCCGGCTACCCGCGTCAGGCCGATGCGATCCGCTCCGTGCAGCGCGGGTCGGAGAAGGCTCGTGACGGCATCTACTCGTCCGCCGAGCGGATGGCTGCATGCCTGAACAACACCACCATCGAGCCGTGGGTGAACCCGCGTCCCATCGACCCAACCCTGGCCCCTACTCGTCACGTCGTGGCCGCTGGGGGCTCGACGGGTGCTGCCGCACAAATGGACTCGACCGATGCAGACGACGGGACGACCGCCACGACGACCCGCCCCAAGCCGGTCGATTCGCGGCGGCAGTTCAATCCGCACGAGTTCGTGAAGGGGTCCGGCACCCTCTACTCCCTGTCGATGGAGGGTGCCGGCAACGCGACTGCACTCGTGACGGCGCTGACGGCCGCGACGATCGAGGCGGCGGAGGAGCTGGCGACCGCCTCACCCGGTGGCCGATTGAAGACGCCGCTGCTCGGGCTGCTGGACGAGGCGGCGAACGTGTGCCGCTGGTCCGACCTGCCAGACCTGTACTCCCACTTCGGTTCTCGAGGAATCCCGATCGTCTCCGTCTACCAGTCCTGGTCTCAGGGCGTGGCGGTCTACGGGCAGGAGGGGATGAAGAAGCTGTGGTCCGCGGCGAACACGAAACTATATGCAGGCGGCGTCTCCGACCCCGAATTCCTCGGCATGCTCTCCGATCTGATCGGCACCTTCGACCGCGAAACGACGTCCGTCAGCATGAACAAGGGTGTCCGCTCCACCACCACCTCGTTGAAGCGAGAGAAGATCCTCGAAGTGCAGGAACTTGCGGACCTTCCCCGTGGCCGAGCGATCATGTTCTCGTCCGGTAACCGGGCCGTGATGCTCAAAACGGTCCCCTGGTACCACGGCCCGAAAGCGACCGTCGAGGCGATCAAGGCGTCTATCGCCGCGCACCAGCCCGGTGCGCGGAAGGTCTGA